In Rhizobium sp. WSM4643, the following are encoded in one genomic region:
- a CDS encoding ABC transporter ATP-binding protein, whose product MSDRMVELSNISKSFDGMKVLDDISLAVESGEFVSIVGPSGSGKSTVLRLLTQALRPDSGTMLFNGTPLEQAPHSFAFMPQRDALMPWRRIIDNAALGLEVHGMSRRAARAAIAPLFERFGLAGFEHRHPSELSGGMRQRAALLRTVVQTQDMLLLDEPFGALDALTRMQMQEWLQGMWTEHRWTALLITHDVREAVFLSDRIYVLSARPARIIREFRVPLPRPRSIADLGSPAAQAIETEILQTLLHPLEQDGFGPVGLKSESYSNLKS is encoded by the coding sequence ATGAGCGATAGAATGGTTGAACTCAGCAATATCTCGAAGTCCTTCGACGGCATGAAGGTGCTGGACGATATTTCGCTCGCTGTCGAAAGCGGCGAGTTCGTTTCGATCGTAGGCCCATCCGGCTCCGGAAAATCGACCGTACTTCGATTGCTGACACAGGCGCTTCGGCCCGATTCCGGCACTATGCTTTTCAACGGCACGCCGCTGGAACAAGCGCCGCATTCCTTTGCCTTCATGCCGCAGCGCGATGCGCTGATGCCTTGGCGCCGGATCATCGACAATGCGGCACTCGGCCTTGAGGTGCACGGTATGAGCCGCCGCGCGGCCCGCGCCGCGATCGCGCCTCTGTTCGAGCGCTTCGGCCTCGCCGGCTTCGAGCATCGCCACCCCTCCGAACTGTCCGGCGGCATGCGCCAGCGCGCCGCGCTGCTGCGCACCGTCGTCCAGACCCAGGACATGCTGCTGCTCGACGAGCCTTTCGGCGCGCTGGACGCGCTGACACGCATGCAGATGCAGGAATGGCTGCAGGGCATGTGGACCGAACATCGCTGGACGGCGCTGCTGATCACCCACGACGTTCGCGAGGCCGTGTTCCTCTCCGACCGGATCTACGTACTTTCGGCCCGTCCGGCGCGTATCATCCGCGAATTCCGCGTTCCCCTGCCCCGTCCGAGAAGCATTGCCGATCTCGGCTCGCCGGCGGCCCAGGCGATCGAAACCGAAATCCTGCAAACCCTGCTTCATCCGCTGGAACAGGATGGTTTTGGGCCGGTCGGCCTAAAATCTGAATCCTATTCTAATTTAAAGAGTTAG
- a CDS encoding ABC transporter permease → MTLSNPSDSRLAALRAALYRGIPALLAGCVFLAAWELYVDLSGIKPSILPAPSRIVIQGWLNREALIANTWPTLGATLGGFALSLGFAFAASILMDFVPFMRRALLPIFITSQTLPLVAIAPLVVLWFGFGLLPKILLVALVTFFPLLVALLQGYESTDRDIAELLNSMKASRWRVFCLARLPSSLPYFFAGLRISITYAVVGAIFAEYAGAARGLGIYILNAKNNFRPDLVLAAVIVSAVLTLCLFAATLIIQRLVMPWQPSGERRR, encoded by the coding sequence ATGACACTGTCAAACCCATCGGATTCGCGCCTTGCCGCGCTCCGCGCCGCTCTCTACCGGGGCATACCCGCCTTGCTTGCCGGTTGCGTTTTTTTGGCGGCGTGGGAACTCTATGTCGATCTTTCCGGCATCAAACCATCCATCCTGCCGGCGCCTTCGCGCATCGTCATCCAGGGCTGGCTGAACCGCGAGGCGCTGATCGCCAATACCTGGCCGACGCTCGGCGCGACACTCGGAGGTTTCGCCCTGTCGCTTGGCTTCGCCTTCGCTGCCTCGATCCTCATGGATTTCGTGCCCTTCATGCGCCGGGCATTGCTGCCGATCTTCATCACCAGTCAGACCCTGCCGCTGGTGGCGATCGCGCCCCTCGTCGTCCTCTGGTTCGGCTTCGGCCTGTTGCCGAAGATCCTGCTGGTGGCGCTCGTCACCTTCTTCCCACTGCTCGTCGCCTTGCTGCAGGGTTATGAATCGACCGACCGTGACATCGCCGAATTGCTGAATTCGATGAAGGCGAGCCGCTGGCGGGTTTTCTGCCTGGCACGGCTCCCCTCCTCGCTGCCCTATTTCTTCGCCGGTCTGCGGATCTCGATCACTTATGCCGTGGTCGGCGCGATCTTTGCCGAATATGCCGGCGCCGCCCGCGGCCTCGGCATCTATATCCTCAATGCCAAGAACAATTTTCGTCCCGATCTCGTGCTCGCCGCCGTTATCGTCAGCGCCGTGCTGACACTCTGCCTCTTCGCAGCGACGCTGATCATTCAGCGCCTCGTCATGCCCTGGCAACCATCCGGGGAGCGGCGGCGATGA